The Planococcus versutus genome contains a region encoding:
- the purM gene encoding phosphoribosylformylglycinamidine cyclo-ligase, producing MSKAYEKAGVNIEAGYEAVNRMKSHVERTARKGMLGAFGGFGGMFDLSELNLKEPVLVSGTDGVGTKLKLAFMADRHDTIGIDCVAMCVNDIVAQGAEPLFFLDYIAVGKAIPEKIEQIVKGVADGCVQSGAALIGGETAEMPGLYEEDEYDIAGFAVGAAEKSKIVTGEKIAAGNVLIGLTSSGIHSNGYSLVRQIVFEQNQFTLDQQVDGYETLGPIGEALLTPTKIYAKAVAAIGNKIEIHGMAHVTGGGFIENIPRMMPEGLGAEISIGSWPVLNIFKMLKEKGELADRDLYSVFNMGIGFVVAVAPEDVEKVLEIALANGEKAYQIGRVSSTEGVQFQGQQDGTLDEN from the coding sequence GTGTCAAAAGCATATGAAAAAGCAGGCGTTAATATCGAAGCTGGCTATGAAGCAGTAAACCGCATGAAATCGCATGTAGAACGGACAGCGCGTAAAGGAATGCTCGGTGCGTTTGGTGGATTTGGTGGCATGTTCGATTTGTCTGAGTTGAATTTGAAAGAACCGGTTCTTGTATCTGGAACAGATGGCGTTGGGACAAAGCTAAAGCTTGCGTTCATGGCAGACCGTCACGATACCATCGGCATTGATTGTGTAGCGATGTGTGTCAATGACATTGTTGCCCAAGGTGCAGAACCTTTGTTCTTCTTAGATTATATTGCAGTAGGTAAAGCAATTCCTGAAAAAATTGAACAAATCGTTAAAGGCGTGGCAGATGGTTGTGTGCAATCAGGTGCTGCACTTATTGGCGGAGAAACAGCTGAAATGCCCGGACTTTATGAAGAAGATGAATACGATATCGCTGGGTTTGCGGTCGGAGCTGCGGAGAAATCCAAAATCGTCACAGGCGAAAAAATTGCAGCTGGAAACGTGTTAATCGGACTTACTTCTAGCGGTATTCATTCAAACGGTTATTCACTTGTGCGTCAAATCGTCTTTGAACAAAATCAATTTACACTTGATCAACAAGTTGATGGGTATGAAACGCTTGGACCAATTGGTGAAGCGTTGTTAACTCCAACAAAAATTTACGCAAAAGCAGTAGCTGCGATCGGCAATAAAATTGAAATTCACGGTATGGCACATGTCACAGGTGGCGGATTTATCGAGAATATTCCACGGATGATGCCAGAAGGATTAGGCGCGGAAATTTCGATCGGTAGCTGGCCGGTACTGAATATTTTCAAAATGCTAAAAGAAAAAGGCGAATTGGCGGACCGTGACTTGTATTCTGTTTTCAACATGGGGATTGGTTTTGTTGTAGCAGTAGCCCCTGAAGATGTTGAAAAAGTGTTGGAAATCGCTTTAGCGAATGGCGAAAAAGCTTATCAAATTGGCCGCGTTTCAAGCACTGAAGGCGTTCAATTCCAAGGTCAACAGGACGGCACATTGGATGAAAACTAA
- the purH gene encoding bifunctional phosphoribosylaminoimidazolecarboxamide formyltransferase/IMP cyclohydrolase, which yields MKKRALLSVSDKSGILEFAQELEKIGYELLSTGGTKKFLEENGVAITAVDEVTKFPEILGGRVKTLHPLVHGGLLAKHDDAEHQSQMAENGISPIDIVCVNLYPFRETIAKPGVTVDDAIENIDIGGPTMLRSAAKNHAYVTVIVDAADYAGVLNELQNKQSTTSETRRRLAAKVFRHTAAYDSYISNYLTDLTGEEYPDQLTLTYELSQTLRYGENPHQKAAFYRSPLGSSFSIANAHQVHGKELSYNNIQDANAALQMIKEFKMSAAVAVKHMNPCGVGTGETIADAFSKAYEADSTSIFGGIVALNREVDADTAKQLATIFLEIIIAPSFSDEAIEMLTQKKNIRLLTIPFDSKINDKWNTVTVEGGLLIQQPDVFGYDDADIQVATERQPTAEELEALKLGWNVVKHVKSNAIVVCNSEMTLGIGAGQMNRVGSAKIALEQAGDAAQGAIMASDAFFPMNDTVEAAAKAGIKAIIQPGGSKKDQESIDKANEYGIAMVFTGIRHFKH from the coding sequence GTGAAAAAAAGAGCATTACTCAGCGTATCGGATAAATCAGGGATTTTGGAATTTGCACAGGAATTGGAAAAAATAGGTTATGAACTGTTATCGACAGGCGGCACTAAAAAATTTCTTGAAGAAAACGGCGTTGCGATTACAGCCGTAGACGAAGTTACGAAATTTCCAGAAATTTTAGGTGGACGTGTAAAAACATTGCATCCGCTTGTACACGGTGGACTATTAGCTAAACATGATGATGCAGAACATCAAAGTCAAATGGCTGAAAACGGTATTTCGCCAATTGATATTGTCTGCGTAAACTTATATCCGTTCCGTGAAACTATTGCAAAACCAGGCGTAACAGTCGATGATGCGATTGAAAACATCGATATTGGCGGTCCAACCATGTTGCGTTCTGCAGCAAAAAATCATGCATACGTTACGGTCATTGTAGATGCGGCTGATTACGCTGGAGTATTGAATGAATTACAAAACAAACAGTCGACAACCTCTGAAACGAGACGACGTTTAGCAGCGAAAGTTTTCCGTCATACTGCGGCTTACGATTCATACATCTCTAATTATTTGACTGACTTGACTGGTGAAGAGTATCCGGATCAATTGACGCTGACTTATGAATTATCTCAAACACTTCGTTACGGTGAAAATCCTCATCAAAAAGCTGCCTTTTATCGTAGTCCACTTGGATCAAGTTTCTCAATTGCTAATGCACATCAAGTGCATGGGAAAGAATTGTCTTACAATAATATTCAAGATGCCAATGCTGCTCTTCAAATGATTAAAGAATTTAAAATGTCTGCAGCCGTTGCCGTCAAACACATGAATCCATGTGGTGTTGGAACAGGAGAAACAATTGCAGATGCATTTAGTAAAGCGTATGAAGCAGATTCAACTTCGATTTTCGGTGGAATTGTTGCTTTGAACCGAGAAGTTGACGCTGATACAGCCAAACAATTAGCGACGATTTTCTTGGAAATTATTATTGCACCATCATTTTCTGATGAAGCAATTGAAATGCTGACACAAAAGAAAAATATACGTCTATTAACAATTCCATTCGATAGTAAAATTAACGACAAATGGAACACGGTGACAGTTGAAGGTGGATTGTTAATCCAACAGCCTGATGTATTCGGTTATGACGATGCAGACATTCAAGTAGCAACTGAACGCCAGCCAACAGCTGAAGAGCTTGAAGCATTAAAACTTGGTTGGAACGTTGTCAAACATGTTAAATCCAATGCCATTGTTGTGTGTAACTCGGAAATGACATTAGGAATTGGTGCAGGTCAAATGAACCGTGTTGGATCTGCTAAAATTGCGTTAGAACAAGCAGGTGATGCGGCACAAGGCGCTATTATGGCTTCAGATGCATTTTTCCCAATGAACGATACGGTAGAAGCTGCTGCAAAAGCAGGCATAAAAGCAATCATTCAGCCAGGTGGTTCAAAGAAAGACCAAGAGTCAATCGATAAAGCAAACGAATACGGCATTGCGATGGTCTTTACTGGCATTCGTCATTTTAAACATTAA
- the purQ gene encoding phosphoribosylformylglycinamidine synthase subunit PurQ: MKFAVIVFPGSNCDLDMYHAVKDELGEEAEYVWHDSKDLSSYDGILLPGGFSYGDYLRCGAIAQFSGVMDEVRKAAEAGKPVLGICNGFQILTEAGLLPGVLLRNKNLKFMCRTVGLKVENNNTLFTNEYEQGEEIQIPIAHGEGNYYCDDATYNHLKENNQIVFTYADDFNGSRNNIAGIINERGNVLGMMPHPERAVSELIGGKDGLALFRSIVKQWRESHVSHA; the protein is encoded by the coding sequence ATGAAATTCGCAGTAATTGTTTTCCCAGGTTCAAATTGTGATTTGGATATGTACCACGCGGTCAAAGATGAACTAGGTGAAGAAGCAGAATACGTTTGGCATGACTCAAAAGATTTGAGTAGCTATGACGGAATTTTACTACCAGGCGGATTTTCATACGGCGATTACTTGCGTTGCGGCGCAATCGCTCAATTTTCTGGAGTTATGGACGAAGTAAGAAAAGCAGCTGAAGCAGGCAAGCCGGTTCTTGGAATCTGTAACGGCTTCCAAATTTTAACCGAAGCGGGTCTTTTGCCAGGCGTTCTTTTGCGGAATAAGAACTTGAAGTTCATGTGCCGTACTGTTGGATTAAAAGTAGAAAACAACAATACCTTGTTCACAAATGAATACGAACAAGGCGAAGAAATCCAGATTCCAATTGCTCACGGAGAAGGTAATTATTATTGCGATGATGCGACATACAATCACCTTAAAGAAAACAATCAAATCGTCTTTACGTATGCAGATGATTTTAACGGCAGTCGAAACAACATTGCAGGAATTATTAACGAACGCGGAAACGTGCTCGGCATGATGCCGCATCCTGAACGTGCAGTGTCCGAGTTAATCGGCGGCAAAGATGGATTAGCTTTATTTAGATCAATCGTTAAACAGTGGAGGGAATCACATGTCAGTCATGCTTGA
- the purN gene encoding phosphoribosylglycinamide formyltransferase — protein sequence MKTKTKIAVFASGNGSNFQAIADAIMTDKLEAEIMLVVTDKPHAYVVERAKKAGMASFSFIPSEYDSKQHYEEMVKEKLQALEVEWVVLAGYMRLIGPVLLEAYENRIVNIHPSVLPAFPGKDAIGQTLAAGAEQAGVTVHYVDAGMDTGSIIAQQSFPVLGRGREEVEQQIHQIEHELYPATLQQLFGR from the coding sequence ATGAAAACTAAAACAAAAATCGCTGTTTTTGCATCTGGCAATGGCTCTAATTTTCAAGCCATTGCTGATGCGATTATGACTGATAAACTAGAAGCAGAAATTATGCTTGTTGTAACCGACAAGCCACATGCATATGTAGTAGAACGGGCAAAAAAAGCAGGTATGGCATCTTTTTCTTTCATTCCGTCTGAGTATGACTCCAAGCAACATTACGAAGAAATGGTAAAAGAAAAACTGCAAGCACTTGAAGTAGAATGGGTGGTTCTTGCAGGCTATATGCGCTTGATTGGCCCAGTTTTGCTTGAAGCATATGAAAACCGCATTGTGAATATCCATCCTTCTGTTCTACCAGCGTTTCCAGGTAAAGACGCGATTGGTCAAACACTCGCCGCAGGAGCAGAACAAGCAGGCGTAACAGTGCATTACGTTGACGCTGGCATGGATACAGGTAGCATTATTGCACAACAATCGTTTCCAGTACTAGGTCGTGGTCGTGAAGAAGTTGAGCAACAGATCCATCAGATTGAACATGAATTATATCCTGCAACATTGCAGCAATTATTCGGCCGCTAA
- the purB gene encoding adenylosuccinate lyase, with protein sequence MIARYTRPEMGAIWTEENKYNAWLEVEILACEAWAEIGDIPKEDVAEIRKNASFSVDRILEIEEETRHDVVAFTRAVSETLGEERKWVHYGLTSTDVVDTALSYLLKQANVIIRKDLTNFIDILANKAKEHKMTVMMGRTHGVHAEPTTFGLKLALWHEEMKRNLERFEAAAASIETGKMSGAVGTYANIDPFVESYVCKELGLAASPISTQTLQRDRHAQYLSVLALIGSSVEKFATEIRGLQKSETREVEEFFAKGQKGSSAMPHKRNPIGSENMTGLARLIRGYMLTAYENVSLWHERDISHSSAERVILPDATIALNYMLNRFGNIVKNLTVFPENMKRNMDSTLGLIYSQRVLLALIDKGMAREAAYDTVQPCAMEAWENQTHFRKIVEANDTITAKLSKEELDDCFDYNHHLQQVDMIFNRLGLN encoded by the coding sequence ATGATCGCACGTTACACAAGACCCGAAATGGGCGCAATTTGGACAGAAGAAAACAAATACAATGCATGGCTAGAAGTTGAAATTTTAGCATGTGAAGCTTGGGCAGAAATCGGAGATATTCCGAAAGAAGATGTAGCCGAAATTCGTAAAAACGCTTCTTTTTCAGTAGACCGTATTTTAGAAATTGAAGAAGAAACGCGTCATGATGTAGTGGCATTTACACGAGCAGTATCTGAAACGCTGGGCGAAGAACGCAAATGGGTTCATTACGGCTTAACTTCAACAGACGTTGTTGATACCGCATTGTCTTACTTGTTAAAACAAGCAAACGTCATTATCCGTAAAGACTTAACAAACTTTATCGATATTCTTGCGAATAAAGCAAAAGAACATAAAATGACGGTCATGATGGGCCGTACACATGGTGTGCATGCAGAACCAACAACTTTCGGTTTGAAACTTGCATTATGGCACGAAGAAATGAAACGTAATTTAGAACGTTTCGAAGCGGCAGCAGCTTCAATTGAAACAGGCAAAATGTCTGGTGCAGTTGGAACTTATGCTAATATTGATCCATTTGTTGAATCATATGTTTGCAAAGAGTTAGGTCTTGCAGCATCACCTATTTCTACACAAACATTGCAACGCGATCGTCACGCACAGTATTTAAGTGTACTCGCATTGATTGGTTCATCTGTTGAGAAATTTGCGACAGAAATTCGCGGATTGCAAAAATCGGAAACACGCGAAGTAGAAGAGTTTTTCGCAAAAGGTCAAAAAGGTTCTTCTGCAATGCCACATAAACGTAACCCAATTGGTTCTGAAAACATGACAGGCCTTGCGCGTTTAATCCGTGGCTACATGTTAACAGCTTACGAAAACGTTTCTTTATGGCACGAACGCGACATTTCGCATTCATCAGCAGAACGTGTGATTTTACCAGATGCAACGATTGCGCTTAACTACATGTTAAATCGTTTCGGTAATATCGTGAAAAACTTAACAGTGTTCCCAGAGAACATGAAACGCAATATGGATTCAACACTGGGCTTGATTTATTCACAGCGTGTGTTGTTGGCATTGATCGATAAAGGGATGGCTCGCGAGGCAGCTTACGATACCGTTCAGCCGTGTGCGATGGAAGCTTGGGAAAACCAAACGCATTTCCGCAAAATTGTGGAAGCAAATGACACGATTACAGCTAAGCTATCTAAAGAAGAATTGGATGATTGCTTTGATTACAATCACCACTTGCAACAAGTAGACATGATTTTCAACCGACTTGGATTAAACTAA
- the purL gene encoding phosphoribosylformylglycinamidine synthase subunit PurL: MSVMLEPNAAQIKEQKVYQQMGLSDAEFEMVEKILGRLPNYTETGLFSVMWSEHCSYKNSKPVLAKFPTKGERVLQGPGEGAGIVDIGDGQAVVFKMESHNHPSAIEPYQGAATGVGGIIRDVFSMGARPIALLNSLRFGELTTPRVKYLFEEVVAGIAGYGNCIGIPTVGGEIQFDECYDGNPLVNAMCVGLINHEDIQKGIAKGTGNPVMYVGAKTGRDGIHGATFASEELTDGSDKNRPAVQVGDPFMEKLLLEACLELIKSDALIGIQDMGAAGLASSSAEMASKAGSGIEMDLDHIPQRETGMTAYEMMLSESQERMLIVVKAGREPEIVELFEKYGLDAVTVGTVTDDSTLRLKHKGEIVAEVPVDALAEDAPVYHKPSAVPTYFTEFQQMNNVEPKVTDFNETLTALLKQPTIASKEWVYDQYDHQVRTSTVVSPGSDAAVVRVRGTNKGLAMTTDCNSRYIYLDPEVGGKIAVAEAARNVVVSGAKPLAITDCLNFGNPEKPEIFWQLEKAADGMSEACTILDSPVIGGNVSLYNETNGTAIYPTPTIGMVGLIEDLAHVTTQDVKTQGDFVYLIGESFTEFGGSELQKMVEGRIFGKAPVIDLTVEAQRQQEILSAIQQGLVASAHDVAEGGVAVALAEKTFGNGLGMEITLSGTPTTALFSESQSRFVLTVSPENAAQFEKVVTDAKKVGQVTGDKFVINGEDGTTWIDESVATLRSAWKGAIPCLLKSEV, translated from the coding sequence ATGTCAGTCATGCTTGAACCAAATGCTGCTCAAATAAAAGAACAAAAAGTATATCAACAAATGGGCTTATCGGACGCGGAATTTGAAATGGTTGAAAAGATTTTAGGAAGATTGCCAAACTATACGGAAACAGGTTTGTTTTCAGTCATGTGGTCTGAGCATTGTTCATATAAAAACTCGAAACCCGTTCTTGCGAAATTCCCGACTAAAGGCGAACGTGTTCTTCAAGGACCTGGTGAAGGTGCCGGGATTGTCGACATCGGTGACGGTCAAGCAGTCGTCTTCAAAATGGAATCGCATAACCACCCGTCAGCAATTGAACCTTATCAAGGAGCGGCTACTGGAGTTGGCGGCATTATTCGTGACGTCTTTTCAATGGGCGCACGTCCAATTGCTTTACTAAACTCATTACGTTTTGGTGAATTAACAACACCTCGCGTGAAATACTTGTTTGAAGAAGTTGTTGCGGGAATTGCAGGATACGGAAACTGTATCGGAATTCCAACAGTGGGCGGAGAAATTCAATTTGATGAATGTTACGATGGCAATCCATTAGTTAACGCGATGTGTGTCGGATTGATCAATCACGAAGACATTCAAAAAGGAATTGCAAAAGGTACAGGTAATCCGGTAATGTACGTCGGCGCTAAAACAGGACGCGACGGCATTCACGGAGCCACTTTTGCTTCTGAAGAATTAACGGATGGCTCTGATAAAAACCGTCCTGCAGTACAAGTGGGTGACCCGTTTATGGAGAAACTGTTACTTGAAGCTTGTTTAGAACTAATCAAGTCAGATGCGTTAATCGGGATTCAAGATATGGGTGCTGCTGGACTAGCTTCTTCTTCAGCGGAAATGGCCTCTAAAGCAGGTTCAGGAATCGAAATGGACTTGGATCACATTCCACAACGTGAAACAGGGATGACAGCATACGAAATGATGCTTTCTGAATCACAAGAACGGATGTTAATCGTCGTTAAAGCTGGTCGTGAGCCTGAAATCGTTGAGTTGTTCGAGAAATACGGGTTAGATGCCGTGACAGTTGGTACAGTAACAGACGATTCGACATTACGTTTAAAACATAAAGGTGAAATTGTTGCAGAAGTTCCAGTTGACGCACTTGCAGAAGACGCACCGGTTTATCATAAGCCTTCAGCTGTTCCAACATACTTTACAGAGTTCCAACAAATGAACAATGTAGAGCCGAAAGTAACGGATTTCAATGAAACTTTAACGGCTTTATTAAAACAACCAACAATCGCATCTAAAGAATGGGTTTATGATCAATACGATCACCAAGTGCGTACAAGCACAGTAGTAAGTCCAGGATCAGACGCTGCAGTTGTCCGTGTTCGCGGAACAAACAAAGGCTTAGCCATGACGACAGACTGTAACTCACGCTATATTTACTTAGATCCAGAAGTGGGCGGTAAAATTGCGGTAGCGGAAGCAGCACGTAATGTTGTCGTATCAGGTGCGAAACCACTTGCTATCACGGATTGCTTAAACTTCGGTAACCCTGAAAAACCAGAAATCTTCTGGCAGTTAGAAAAAGCAGCAGACGGCATGTCTGAAGCATGTACGATTTTAGATTCTCCAGTTATCGGCGGAAACGTCTCGTTATACAATGAAACAAACGGTACGGCTATTTATCCAACACCAACAATCGGTATGGTCGGACTTATTGAAGACCTTGCACATGTAACAACGCAAGACGTTAAAACACAAGGTGACTTTGTTTATTTGATTGGGGAAAGCTTTACAGAATTTGGCGGCAGTGAATTGCAGAAGATGGTCGAAGGACGTATTTTTGGTAAAGCACCAGTGATCGATTTAACAGTTGAAGCACAGCGCCAACAAGAAATTTTATCAGCGATTCAGCAAGGGCTGGTTGCATCCGCGCATGACGTTGCTGAAGGTGGTGTGGCTGTTGCATTAGCTGAAAAAACCTTTGGTAACGGATTAGGCATGGAAATTACCTTGTCTGGTACACCAACAACCGCTTTGTTCAGCGAATCACAATCACGTTTTGTTTTGACGGTTAGCCCAGAAAATGCAGCACAATTCGAGAAAGTCGTAACAGATGCTAAGAAAGTCGGCCAAGTCACGGGAGACAAATTTGTAATCAACGGTGAAGACGGTACGACTTGGATCGACGAATCCGTCGCAACGCTTCGCTCAGCTTGGAAAGGAGCTATCCCATGCTTGCTGAAATCAGAAGTTTAA
- the purS gene encoding phosphoribosylformylglycinamidine synthase subunit PurS: protein MKKVKVYVTLRESVLDPQGSAVMGSLHKMGYGEVADVRIGKYLELVIGDSERDVDSLVNELCHRLLANTVIEDYRYEIEEVVSQ, encoded by the coding sequence ATGAAAAAAGTAAAAGTATACGTAACATTACGTGAAAGTGTATTGGACCCACAAGGTTCTGCAGTTATGGGCTCTCTTCATAAAATGGGCTATGGTGAAGTGGCAGACGTACGAATTGGCAAATACCTAGAATTGGTTATTGGAGACAGTGAACGCGATGTAGATTCTTTAGTAAACGAATTGTGTCATCGACTTTTAGCTAACACGGTAATTGAAGATTACCGTTATGAAATTGAGGAGGTTGTCTCACAATGA
- the purF gene encoding amidophosphoribosyltransferase: protein MLAEIRSLNEECGVFGIWGHPNATQLTYYGLHALQHRGQEGAGIVSTDGEALLPLKGEGMVSEVFTPEKIEKIAGHAAIGHVRYATAGGSGIENVQPLLFNSTTGSLAISHNGNLVNATQLKGHLERQGSIFQTTSDTEVLAHLIKRSGYATFEEKAKNALSLLKGAFACVILTEEAMYIALDPNGLRPLSLGKLGDAWVTASETCAFDIVGAEFVRSVEPGEFLIITKDGMRAERFAYPAERSICTMEYVYFSRPDSDIDGINVHAARKRLGVQLAKEVQIEADVVTGVPDSSISAAIGYSEQSGIPYELGMIKNRYVGRTFIQPSQDLREQGVKMKLSPVRQVVKGKRVIMVDDSIVRGTTSRRIVNLLKEAGATEVHVVISSPPIKNPCFYGIDISTAGELIAANNTIEEMREIIGADSLTFLSVDGMVQNIGRTDPGSKCGHCLACFTGEYPTNIYPDTVLPHEKEKVK from the coding sequence ATGCTTGCTGAAATCAGAAGTTTAAATGAAGAATGTGGTGTCTTTGGAATATGGGGACATCCGAATGCGACGCAATTGACGTATTACGGATTGCACGCTTTGCAACATCGTGGTCAAGAAGGTGCTGGAATTGTTTCAACTGATGGAGAAGCTCTTCTCCCATTAAAAGGTGAAGGCATGGTCAGTGAAGTGTTCACGCCCGAAAAAATAGAGAAGATAGCAGGACATGCTGCAATTGGTCATGTTCGCTATGCAACAGCAGGAGGCAGCGGCATTGAAAACGTCCAGCCTCTGCTCTTTAACTCAACTACCGGTAGTTTGGCGATTTCACATAACGGTAATTTAGTCAATGCCACGCAGTTAAAAGGACACCTAGAACGTCAAGGCAGTATTTTCCAAACAACTTCAGATACAGAAGTGTTGGCACATTTAATTAAACGAAGCGGCTATGCGACGTTTGAAGAAAAAGCGAAAAACGCTTTGTCTTTACTAAAAGGCGCTTTTGCTTGTGTGATTTTGACAGAAGAAGCGATGTATATTGCCTTAGATCCAAATGGCTTGCGCCCGTTGTCTCTTGGTAAATTGGGGGATGCGTGGGTAACGGCTTCTGAAACGTGTGCGTTTGATATTGTGGGAGCAGAATTTGTTCGCTCGGTTGAACCAGGTGAATTTTTAATCATTACAAAAGATGGCATGCGTGCAGAACGTTTTGCTTATCCAGCAGAACGATCGATTTGTACGATGGAATATGTGTACTTTTCTCGTCCAGACTCGGACATCGATGGCATTAACGTTCACGCAGCAAGAAAACGTCTAGGCGTGCAATTAGCAAAAGAAGTACAAATTGAAGCAGACGTGGTTACAGGTGTTCCGGATTCGAGTATTTCAGCGGCCATTGGCTATTCAGAACAAAGCGGGATTCCGTATGAGCTCGGCATGATCAAAAACCGTTATGTCGGACGTACCTTTATCCAACCTTCACAAGATTTGCGTGAACAAGGCGTGAAGATGAAACTTTCGCCAGTGCGTCAAGTTGTGAAAGGCAAACGTGTGATTATGGTCGATGATTCGATTGTTCGTGGCACAACGTCACGACGCATTGTCAACTTGCTAAAAGAAGCAGGTGCGACAGAAGTTCATGTGGTGATTAGTTCACCGCCAATCAAAAATCCATGCTTTTATGGAATTGACATTAGCACAGCAGGCGAATTGATCGCTGCTAACAATACAATAGAAGAAATGCGTGAAATTATTGGTGCAGATTCACTAACATTCTTGTCGGTTGACGGCATGGTTCAAAATATTGGACGTACAGATCCTGGATCAAAATGTGGACATTGTTTAGCTTGCTTTACAGGTGAGTATCCGACCAATATTTATCCCGATACCGTATTACCGCACGAAAAAGAAAAAGTGAAATAA
- the purC gene encoding phosphoribosylaminoimidazolesuccinocarboxamide synthase produces the protein MEKGQLLYEGKAKRLYATDEKELLWVEYKDSATAFNGEKKEEITGKGILNNKITSLIFTKLQEAGIASHFVKQLSDHEQLVQSVSIIPLEVVVRNITAGSMAKRLGIEEGVAISRPVVEFYLKDDELGDPLITDEHVDMLKLATAEEVAVLKQKAREINGVLIGFFTEIGVDLVDFKIEFGRDKNGRILLADEISPDTCRLWDMETKQKLDKDVFRRNLGNLTEAYELILTRLGGQHS, from the coding sequence ATGGAAAAAGGTCAGCTATTGTACGAAGGAAAAGCAAAACGCTTGTATGCAACAGACGAAAAAGAATTATTGTGGGTGGAATATAAAGATTCAGCTACGGCTTTCAACGGTGAGAAAAAAGAAGAAATTACCGGGAAAGGCATTTTGAACAATAAAATCACGTCACTGATTTTCACAAAATTGCAGGAAGCAGGCATTGCGTCTCATTTCGTTAAGCAATTGTCTGATCACGAACAATTGGTGCAAAGTGTAAGCATCATTCCATTGGAAGTAGTGGTCCGGAACATCACAGCGGGCAGCATGGCCAAACGCCTTGGCATTGAAGAAGGCGTGGCCATTAGCCGTCCGGTTGTGGAGTTCTATTTAAAAGATGATGAATTAGGCGACCCCTTAATAACAGATGAACATGTTGATATGCTAAAGCTGGCAACTGCAGAGGAAGTGGCAGTGCTCAAGCAAAAGGCACGCGAAATTAATGGAGTATTAATTGGCTTTTTTACAGAAATTGGCGTAGATCTTGTTGATTTTAAAATTGAATTTGGCCGTGATAAAAATGGTCGAATTTTATTGGCTGATGAAATTTCGCCGGACACTTGCCGGCTTTGGGATATGGAGACAAAACAAAAGCTTGATAAAGACGTATTCCGCCGTAATCTTGGGAATTTGACAGAAGCGTACGAACTCATTTTAACTCGTCTAGGAGGACAACACTCATGA